Proteins from a single region of Aythya fuligula isolate bAytFul2 chromosome 3, bAytFul2.pri, whole genome shotgun sequence:
- the NDUFAF4 gene encoding NADH dehydrogenase [ubiquinone] 1 alpha subcomplex assembly factor 4 — protein MGGRLVRALRAFNLESRAHREISKEKPTPAPRHPTARLDALTEHPAIREKVYSKDDRLLTLLKDVYVESRDLPGQVKVGGGEHVPCKHEEKRITKLGQFEHLDIEKVTKGKISIVEALMLLNNHKLHPKIWTAEKIAVEYSLELTEVNSLLEFFIPFTLKEFPKETRKAIKPT, from the exons atgGGCGGGCGGTTGGTCCGCGCGTTGCGGGCGTTCAACTTGGAGAGCCGGGCTCACCGCGAGATCAGCAAGGAGAAGCCCACGCCCGCGCCGCGCCACCCCACCGCCCGCCTGGACGCGCTGACCG AGCACCCGGCGATCCGCGAGAAAGTGTACAGCAAGGACGACAGGCTGCTCACCTTGTTGAAAGACGTTTATGTTGAGTCTAGAGATCTGCCGGGGCAG GTAAAAGTTGGAGGTGGTGAACATGTTCCATGTAAACACGAGGAAAAGAGAATTACAAAACTAGGTCAATTTGAACATCTAGATATTGAGAAAGTTACCAAAGGCAAAATATCCATTGTGGAGGCTCTGATGCTTCTTAATAATCATAAACTTCATCCTAAGATATGGACTGCAGAGAAAATAGCAGTGGAATACAGTCTGGAACTGACAGAAGTCAACTCTCTTCTGGAATTCTTCATTCCTTTTACTCTGAAGGAATTTcctaaagaaacaagaaaagctaTAAAACCAACATAA